In Pseudoalteromonas nigrifaciens, the sequence TTATTGGAATACGGAGCCTGCTCGTTTTAATGTGGTAGAAAAAGCAAAGCAGCAAGCGCAGCAACGTAATGAGCAATTTGTTATTGGTTATACAACAACATCAACATTAATAACGGTAGCAAGTACGTTACTCGAAAAGCCAGGCGGTTATTTATCAAATGATGTTTTGCCGCCAAGTATAATAATGGACGATATGCCTGCGTGGGAATATGGCGCACTCGAAATGGTGCGTGATTTAGCCCTTTCTATGCGTAAAGATTTTAGCCGTTCGCAATCGCAATCAACTGAACACGAAGCTCTAAAAAAAGCACAGCCGCAGTTTAATATTAGCTCTGAAGCGTGGGCGTGGCCAAGCGCTGAAGGTGAGTACCAAAAAGGCATTGATTACTTATTGGTATATCGTACTCAAATAGCGAATGACCATGAGCGTGACAGTCAATTCTATGCTCGCGCCGATAACTTGCGCAGTTGGCTAAAAGAAGCTGAAAAGCGTTTAGGTAGCTTGAGTCAGCGTTTAAGCGCTAGTGTAGGCCAAGATAAAGTAAACACTGATTTAGCGGGTAATACATCAAATACACAAGCCACTTTTTCTCCATTACAACAGCAAGCTAAAACGCCATGGTTAGACATTGATGATGTATTTTATGAATCGCGCGGTGCTACTTGGGCTTTATTGCATTTCTTACAAGCGGTAGAATATGACTTTGCCGATGTGCTTGAGAAAAAGAATGCACGCGTAAGTGTGCAGCAAATTATACGAGAGCTTGAGGCAACTCAAGAAACAGTATGGAGCCCAATGATATTAAATGGGAATGGTTTTGGTTATGTAGCAAATCATTCACTGGTTATGGCAAATTATATATCTAGAGCCAACGCGGCTCTTATTGAACTTAGCGAATTATTGACCCAAGGATAGAAAATGAAAAAGTATTGTTTAGCAGCAGCCCTTTCAATGGCATGTTTAGCACCTGCAGCGCAAGCTGATACCTTACTAGGCTTGTATGTAGGTGTTGATGGTTGGAAAGCGGATAACGAAGGAAGCTTTTCTTATAAAGGAAATGCACTACAAGATTTTAATTTTGACGATGAAACCTTCGTAAGCTACTACGCTGCACTTGAGCA encodes:
- a CDS encoding DUF2333 family protein, producing the protein MSQHKGKIVAALAILLIIFYAIAVYWNTEPARFNVVEKAKQQAQQRNEQFVIGYTTTSTLITVASTLLEKPGGYLSNDVLPPSIIMDDMPAWEYGALEMVRDLALSMRKDFSRSQSQSTEHEALKKAQPQFNISSEAWAWPSAEGEYQKGIDYLLVYRTQIANDHERDSQFYARADNLRSWLKEAEKRLGSLSQRLSASVGQDKVNTDLAGNTSNTQATFSPLQQQAKTPWLDIDDVFYESRGATWALLHFLQAVEYDFADVLEKKNARVSVQQIIRELEATQETVWSPMILNGNGFGYVANHSLVMANYISRANAALIELSELLTQG